The nucleotide window TTTTTGTCTATAAAAAAAGATTATGTTTCGAAGGCGACAATTAAAGTTGAGCGGTTACAATTTATCGGTCCGCTAAATCAAGCTAACTCAATGAAAGTGGAAATAGATTTTTTACAGAATGTTGTTTTACCTCCACTTGAAATTAAGTATCACAATGTGTACGGCGTGGATACTTTAGTACGGGTAATGGATATTAGGGAAATTGCCGCTGAAAAAATTCGAGCGATGAATGATCGTATTCGTTACCGTGATTTTTATGATTTCACAATGATTTGTCTAAAACTGAAGATTGCTTTAACCGAAATAATAGATTTATTACAACAAAAAGAAGTGCGTAAACCAATCAGTCCACAAAATATTTTAAGTAACTGGCAATTAGTGCAAGCCAATAAGCAGAATGAATTAGCAGCGATTCACTACTCAGAATCATTAATAGATAACAGCATTGAAAAATGCCTGCAACAACTTATATTTGCGGAGATATTACCTCAGAAATGAGTTGAATAGGTGACTACCAGTTTTGCTAGGTGTTTATTTAAATTCAATCAAATTACCTATTAAGGTTGACAGGATATTAAAAATGATTAACATGTAGATCTATTTTTTTTAAAATAGATAGCTCTTTAAATAGCCAAAGAAGAATCATTCGTAGCCTAGAATATAGAAATCGTTTCTTTTTTCCGGGCTGCGAATGATCATACGCACTTTCATCTTGGGAATGGTTTCTCGAGAAGTGATGTTTGACTTCGTGGTTGAAATGGTCGAGGGGT belongs to Patescibacteria group bacterium and includes:
- a CDS encoding nucleotidyl transferase AbiEii/AbiGii toxin family protein, with the protein product MQLLGRRELEAINRTSLRYPLAVAEKDYFLALVSKIIYESPLRDKLIFKGGTALHHTYLPQLRFSEDLDFSSNTVPLILNEVKAIFADYDFLSIKKDYVSKATIKVERLQFIGPLNQANSMKVEIDFLQNVVLPPLEIKYHNVYGVDTLVRVMDIREIAAEKIRAMNDRIRYRDFYDFTMICLKLKIALTEIIDLLQQKEVRKPISPQNILSNWQLVQANKQNELAAIHYSESLIDNSIEKCLQQLIFAEILPQK